The proteins below are encoded in one region of Aphelocoma coerulescens isolate FSJ_1873_10779 chromosome 4, UR_Acoe_1.0, whole genome shotgun sequence:
- the HAUS3 gene encoding HAUS augmin-like complex subunit 3 — translation MSCGKDFVEILKKIGYPKADELNGEDFDWMFESSEDKSFLEWFCGNINEKHVVSEEELQEFDNLLKCGKPVLEGNALDAVLKTLEPTGSKNSSQEEDMQEEEEVKKLEDELQTLQKLKNLQIHRHNKLQLLVTTNSHVLQTFQDREEEARKVWKEGLEAFTAANNKLDNELQSLIAAVKKFASFFTASDSEQESDVHPVFFSQLSLDKYLSLEDESTAALMSHVKKHFYKGMPECAENSQEGSFQLQDLIKEVAFSETNEVCEERQEIARLQAAYICGQNQLIQRQAEEEGMNSAIKCAESLLQSWDKDIGQQENIDAKISSLSAEISSIKQDIAQLNNEELLPLLKKNAQLLTAPVVKEYLDHQIARQDCYAAIQDKIGRHLIRQKTSFELIHLACEMEMKKHQEISCQLENLVESLKQSTDELQQRLQVIAERTQQAKPRSTISSEDGFSCRLYQLLEGGNKKQQLFKTYKSLEQMAQKLKQDCATVQDQLAASAQEQSLLLSSLEREVDALHGALYCGTNQIQLRSPELTEQFHQLEVDLEKLNHLLMDLVADLKSKRSFLESNRLHQMERDLYVYFFQDEDHLKEMVEKLEQQSQAKASGLEDENFATSGVLNV, via the exons atgagctgtggaaaggaTTTTGTggaaattcttaaaaaaattgGATATCCAAAGGCTGATGAGCTTAATGGAGAAGATTTTGACTGGATGTTTGAGTCTTCAGAAGACAAATCATTTCTGGAGTGGTTTTGTGGAAACATAAATGAGAAACATGTGGTATCTGAAGAAGAACTGCAAGAGTTTGATAATCTTCTCAAGTGTGGTAAGCCTGTGTTGGAAGGAAATGCACTGGATGCAGTCCTTAAGACCTTGGAGCCCACAGGTTCAAAGAACAGTAGCCAAGAGGAGGACAtgcaagaagaggaagaagtgaAGAAATTAGAGGATGAGCTTCAAACTCTTCAGAAGTTAAAAAACCTTCAAATTCACCGGCATAATAAGCTTCAGCTGCTGGTTACTACAAACAGCCACGTGTTACAAACATTCCAGGACAGAGAGGAAGAAGCACGTAAGGTTTGGAAAGAAGGACTGGAAGCATTTACTGCAGCAAATAATAAGCTTGACAATGAACTGCAGTCTCTTATAGCTGCAGTGAAGAAATTTGCCTCCTTCTTCACTGCTTCAGATTCAGAGCAAGAGTCCGATGTACATCcagtgtttttttcccagctttcttTGGACAAAtatttgtctctggaagatgaAAGCACTGCCGCACTTATGTCACAtgtgaaaaagcatttttataaaGGTATGCCTGAATGTGCTGAAAATTCACAAGAAGGCAGCTTTCAACTTCAGGATTTAATCAAGGAAGTCGCTTTCAGTGAGACTAATGAAGTTTGTGAAGAGAGGCAAGAGATAGCCAGGCTGCAGGCAGCGTACATTTGTGGTCAGAACCAGCTAATTCAGCGACAAGCTGAAGAGGAGGGCATGAATTCAGCCATCAAGTGTGCAGAGAGCCTGCTGCAGTCCTGGGACAAG GATATTGGACAACAGGAAAACATTGATGCTAAAATATCTAGTTTAAGTGCTGAAATTTCATCAATTAAACAAGATATAGCTCAGTTAAATAATGAAGAGCTACTTCCCCTTCTTAAGAAGAATGCACAGCTTTTGACTGCACCAGTGGTGAAAGAGTACTTAGATCACCAAATTGCTCGTCAGGACTGTTATGCTGCAATTCAAGATAAAATAGGCAGGCATTTGATAAGACAGAAAACATCATTTGAACTTATTCATCTGGCCTGTGAAATGGAGATGAAGAAACATCAGGAGATCAGCTGTCAGCTTGAGAATTTGGTAGAATCTCTGAAACAGAGCACTGATGAGTTGCAGCAGAGACTACAGGTGATAGCTGAACGAACTCAACAGGCAAAGCCAAGGAGCACTATTAGTTCAGAGGATGGTTTCTCTTGCAG GCTGTATCAGCTTCTGgaaggaggaaataaaaaacaacaatTGTTTAAAACCTACAAAAGCCTGGAGCAGATGGCTCAGAAGTTAAAGCAGGACTGTGCTACAGTACAAGATCAGCTGGCAGCATCTGCTCAAGAGCAGTCTCTCCTTTTGTCCAGCCTAGAAAGGGAGGTGGATGCCCTTCATGGTGCTCTCTATTGTGGAACAAATCAGATACAACTCCGGAGTCCG gAACTTACTGAGCAGTTTCACCAACTAGAAGTGGATTTAGAGAAACTAAATCATCTCCTTATGGATCTGGTTGCTGATCTGAAGTCGAAGAGAAGCTTTTTAGAGTCCAATAGGCTGCATCAGATGGAAAGAGACTTGTATGTGTATTTTTTCCAAGATGAAGATCACTTGAAAGAGATGGTGGAGAAGCTTGAGCAACAGTCTCAGGCTAAAGCCAGTGGTCTGGAAGATGAGAATTTCGCAACCAGTGGAGTTCTTAATGTCTAA